A window of Campylobacter pinnipediorum subsp. pinnipediorum contains these coding sequences:
- the aes gene encoding acetyl esterase translates to MNIINKINVLNKISEEMKLVVKHQQDNASSEPATDNNQMRLNYELEREYWNEGGAVMFDMHDVFIDFGQVKIKTRIYYPQDQDQYKTIFFIHGGGWVVGSIKTHDRMMRNLASLSKCAVIGIDYSLAPDKKFPFQIQECNATIEYFIKNSKKYKLSPDEFSYAGDSAGANMCMGTFLYQKDKKIIDTSLIKSMALFYGVYGLKDSVSRTLYGNDIDWLREEDMQYYYNEYLKKDTDINSKFVNIFNADLTDNIPNCFIASCEFDPLKDDSVALYEILKQTNDSEYKEYKGVMHAFLHYTRMMKIANEAIQDGADFITKNFNFNQRS, encoded by the coding sequence ATGAATATTATTAACAAAATTAATGTACTAAATAAAATTTCAGAAGAGATGAAGTTGGTTGTTAAACATCAACAAGATAATGCCTCTAGTGAGCCTGCAACTGATAATAATCAGATGAGGCTTAATTATGAGCTAGAAAGAGAGTATTGGAACGAAGGCGGAGCTGTTATGTTTGACATGCATGATGTTTTTATTGATTTTGGGCAAGTAAAGATAAAAACTAGGATTTATTATCCACAAGATCAAGATCAATATAAAACTATATTTTTTATACATGGAGGAGGATGGGTAGTAGGAAGTATAAAAACTCATGATAGAATGATGAGAAATTTGGCTAGCTTAAGTAAATGCGCGGTTATTGGTATAGATTACTCTCTTGCACCAGATAAGAAATTTCCGTTTCAAATTCAAGAGTGTAATGCAACTATAGAATATTTTATCAAAAATAGTAAAAAGTATAAGCTATCACCTGATGAATTTTCTTATGCTGGAGATAGTGCTGGCGCTAATATGTGCATGGGAACTTTTTTATATCAAAAAGATAAAAAAATAATCGATACAAGTTTAATTAAATCAATGGCGTTGTTTTACGGTGTTTATGGACTTAAAGATTCAGTATCAAGAACTTTATATGGCAATGATATAGATTGGTTAAGAGAAGAGGATATGCAATATTATTACAATGAGTATTTAAAAAAAGATACCGATATAAACTCTAAATTTGTAAATATTTTCAATGCTGATTTGACAGATAATATTCCTAATTGTTTTATAGCTTCTTGTGAATTTGATCCATTAAAAGATGATAGTGTTGCTTTGTATGAAATACTAAAACAAACAAATGATAGTGAATACAAGGAATATAAAGGTGTAATGCATGCATTTTTGCACTATACAAGGATGATGAAAATAGCCAATGAAGCTATACAAGATGGTGCGGATTTTATTACTAAAAATTTCAATTTTAATCAAAGGAGTTAA
- the caiT gene encoding L-carnitine/gamma-butyrobetaine antiporter, whose translation MKVKKVGIEPKVFFPSLIAVAILSWLVVRDLDAANKVINATFAYVTNSWGWAFEWYMVIMVFGWFWLIFGPMKDKKLGDPEDKPEFSTVSWIFMMFASCTSAAVLYWGSLEIYYYVTYPPFGLEPMSTQAKELGLAYSLFHWGPLPWATYSLLSVAFGYFLFVKKINVVRPSGTIEAAVGEKLAKGWLGVIIDNVYIVALILAMGTSLGLATPLVTECMQWLFGIERTLELDTMIISCWVLFNAICVAFGLNRGIKIASDVRSYLMIIMLGWVVIVGASTFTINYFTDSVGVMLSYLGRMLFYTDPIAKGGFPQGWTVFYWAWWVVYGIQMCIFLARISRGRTVRELCIGMVAGLTATTWILWTILGSNTIHTMITGVVNMSEIVKTAGMARAIIETWAALPMSTLTIWGFFILAFIATITLINACSYTLAMSTCKEATGYDEPPLWVRIGWSVLVGIIGVTLLALGGLKPIQTAIIAGGCPLFFVNILILVSFFKDAKKNNWY comes from the coding sequence ATGAAGGTTAAAAAAGTTGGGATAGAACCAAAAGTATTCTTTCCCTCGCTAATCGCTGTTGCGATTTTAAGTTGGTTAGTTGTTAGGGATTTGGATGCAGCAAACAAAGTAATAAATGCAACTTTTGCCTATGTAACTAATTCTTGGGGTTGGGCTTTTGAGTGGTATATGGTTATTATGGTGTTTGGATGGTTTTGGCTAATTTTTGGTCCTATGAAAGATAAAAAATTAGGCGATCCTGAAGATAAACCAGAGTTTAGTACAGTTAGCTGGATTTTTATGATGTTTGCATCATGCACGTCAGCCGCTGTTTTGTATTGGGGTAGTTTGGAAATTTACTATTATGTAACTTATCCACCTTTTGGTCTTGAGCCTATGAGCACACAAGCTAAAGAGTTGGGTCTTGCTTATAGTTTATTTCACTGGGGACCTTTGCCTTGGGCTACATACAGTTTATTGTCTGTTGCTTTTGGTTATTTCTTGTTTGTTAAAAAAATTAATGTTGTCCGTCCTAGTGGAACAATTGAGGCAGCTGTTGGTGAAAAATTAGCAAAAGGTTGGCTTGGTGTAATTATAGACAATGTCTATATCGTTGCTTTAATACTTGCTATGGGAACAAGTTTGGGTCTTGCTACCCCACTTGTTACTGAGTGTATGCAGTGGCTTTTTGGCATTGAAAGAACACTGGAGTTAGATACTATGATTATATCTTGCTGGGTTTTATTTAATGCTATTTGTGTTGCTTTTGGCCTTAATAGAGGTATAAAGATAGCTAGTGATGTTAGAAGTTATCTAATGATAATTATGCTTGGCTGGGTTGTAATAGTTGGAGCTTCAACTTTTACAATTAACTATTTTACAGATAGTGTTGGTGTTATGCTTAGTTATCTTGGCAGGATGTTATTTTACACCGATCCTATCGCTAAAGGCGGATTTCCTCAAGGCTGGACAGTATTTTATTGGGCTTGGTGGGTAGTTTATGGTATACAAATGTGCATATTCTTGGCAAGAATTTCAAGAGGTAGAACAGTTAGAGAGCTTTGTATTGGTATGGTTGCTGGTCTTACCGCTACAACTTGGATTTTATGGACTATACTTGGAAGTAACACAATTCACACTATGATTACTGGTGTTGTTAATATGTCAGAAATTGTAAAAACAGCTGGTATGGCAAGAGCTATTATTGAAACTTGGGCTGCTTTACCTATGTCCACACTTACCATTTGGGGATTTTTTATATTGGCTTTCATAGCAACTATAACACTGATTAATGCATGCTCATATACTTTAGCAATGAGTACTTGCAAAGAGGCAACAGGATATGATGAGCCACCTTTGTGGGTTAGAATAGGTTGGTCTGTTTTAGTTGGTATTATAGGTGTGACTTTGCTTGCGTTGGGCGGATTAAAACCTATTCAGACAGCTATCATAGCAGGTGGTTGCCCATTATTTTTTGTAAATATTTTGATATTGGTATCTTTCTTTAAAGATGCTAAAAAGAATAATTGGTATTAA
- the caiA gene encoding crotonobetainyl-CoA dehydrogenase encodes MVDFSLTDEQQLFVAGIKELMERENWEVYFAKCDENHEYPIKWVKELAELGVDTMLLPEEHGGMSADWITLTAIWEELGRCGAPTYVLYQLPGFSTILKYGTKEQIDKIFAYRGTGKQMLNSAITEPGAGSDVGSLKTTYTRKNGKVYLNGQKCFITSSAHTPYLVVMARDSESEKPVFTEWFVDMSKPGIKLTQLDKLGLRMDSCCEIVFDNVELEEKDMFGEDGNGFNRVKEEFDAERFLVACTNYGIAYCAFEDAAKYANERVQFGETIGRTQLIQEKFAHMAMKLNAMKNMVYETAWKMDQGLNVTGESAMCKYYCANKAFEVVDDAVQVLGGIGVTGHRVGRFWRDLRVDRLSGGSDEMQILTLGRAILKKYR; translated from the coding sequence ATGGTTGATTTTAGTTTAACAGATGAGCAACAATTATTTGTTGCTGGAATTAAAGAGCTTATGGAAAGAGAAAATTGGGAAGTGTATTTTGCAAAATGTGATGAAAATCACGAATATCCTATAAAATGGGTCAAAGAGCTTGCTGAACTGGGTGTTGATACTATGCTTTTACCAGAAGAGCATGGTGGCATGAGTGCTGATTGGATAACACTAACAGCTATTTGGGAAGAACTTGGCAGATGCGGTGCCCCAACATATGTGTTATATCAACTTCCTGGATTTAGTACTATTTTAAAATATGGAACAAAGGAGCAAATAGATAAAATTTTTGCTTATCGCGGAACCGGTAAACAAATGTTGAACTCAGCCATAACAGAGCCTGGTGCTGGTTCTGATGTAGGTAGTTTAAAAACTACTTATACAAGAAAAAATGGAAAAGTGTATTTAAATGGTCAAAAATGCTTTATAACATCAAGTGCTCATACTCCTTACTTGGTTGTTATGGCAAGAGATAGTGAAAGTGAAAAGCCAGTCTTTACAGAATGGTTTGTTGATATGAGTAAACCAGGTATTAAATTAACTCAACTGGACAAACTAGGTCTTAGAATGGATAGTTGTTGTGAGATAGTTTTTGACAATGTAGAACTTGAAGAAAAAGATATGTTTGGTGAAGATGGCAATGGCTTTAATAGAGTAAAAGAAGAATTTGACGCTGAAAGATTTTTGGTAGCTTGCACAAATTACGGTATAGCTTATTGTGCTTTTGAAGATGCTGCCAAATATGCAAATGAACGTGTTCAATTTGGTGAAACTATAGGCAGAACTCAGCTTATTCAAGAAAAATTTGCTCATATGGCAATGAAGCTAAACGCTATGAAAAATATGGTTTATGAAACAGCTTGGAAAATGGATCAAGGCTTAAATGTTACTGGTGAAAGCGCCATGTGTAAATATTATTGTGCAAATAAAGCATTTGAAGTTGTTGATGATGCTGTTCAAGTTCTTGGTGGAATCGGTGTTACAGGTCATAGAGTTGGCAGATTTTGGAGAGATTTAAGAGTTGATAGATTGTCTGGTGGTTCTGATGAAATGCAAATTTTAACTCTTGGTAGAGCTATTTTGAAAAAATATAGATAA
- the caiB gene encoding L-carnitine CoA-transferase yields the protein MKFNTPKFGPLSGVKVVFSAMEIAGPFSAQILAEWGAEVIWIENSKYPDTIRVQENYKELSRRNLYALSLNLFSEEGKEVFYKLIKECDIFIEASKGPAFAKKGITDEVLWSHNKKLVIAHLSGFGQYGDPEYTNLAAYNTIAQAFSGYLIQNGDQNQPMPAFPYTADYLCGLTVTSSVLAALHNAQKTGVGESIDVAMYETMLRMGQYYMMDYLNGGEMCPRMIKGKDPLYAGCGLYSCKDGYIVFEIVGVNQVKEMFNLIGISKYYGTDDVPEGTQLISRKMKVNDEFEAALDRFFKERSIEESLKVLSDLKVAGAKVLEVSELQNNPQYIARDSFTTWKNSAGKDYTGPNIMPKFKNNPGKIWRAMPDYGEDTADIMSHLGYSEVEITKLNDEKIIKVRK from the coding sequence ATGAAATTTAACACTCCAAAATTTGGTCCATTAAGCGGTGTAAAAGTGGTTTTTTCAGCTATGGAAATAGCTGGACCATTTTCGGCTCAAATATTAGCTGAGTGGGGAGCAGAAGTTATTTGGATAGAAAATTCAAAATATCCAGACACTATAAGAGTTCAAGAAAATTATAAAGAGTTGAGTCGCAGAAACTTATATGCGTTATCATTAAATTTATTTAGCGAAGAGGGTAAAGAAGTTTTTTATAAACTTATAAAAGAATGTGATATATTCATAGAAGCTAGTAAAGGCCCTGCATTTGCTAAAAAAGGTATAACAGATGAGGTTTTATGGTCACACAATAAAAAACTAGTTATAGCTCATCTTTCTGGATTTGGACAATACGGCGATCCTGAATATACAAATTTAGCTGCATATAACACAATAGCTCAAGCGTTTAGTGGTTATTTGATACAAAATGGTGATCAAAATCAACCTATGCCAGCTTTTCCTTATACAGCTGATTATCTTTGCGGTCTAACCGTTACTAGTTCTGTTTTGGCGGCATTGCATAATGCACAAAAAACAGGTGTCGGTGAGAGTATAGATGTTGCTATGTATGAAACTATGCTCAGAATGGGGCAGTATTATATGATGGATTATCTTAATGGTGGTGAGATGTGTCCTAGGATGATAAAAGGTAAAGATCCATTATATGCTGGTTGCGGTCTTTATTCTTGTAAAGACGGCTATATAGTTTTTGAAATTGTTGGTGTAAATCAAGTTAAAGAGATGTTTAATTTAATAGGTATATCTAAGTATTATGGTACTGATGATGTTCCAGAAGGCACTCAACTAATAAGTAGAAAAATGAAAGTCAATGATGAATTTGAAGCTGCTTTGGATAGGTTCTTTAAAGAAAGAAGCATAGAAGAGTCTTTAAAAGTTCTTTCTGATTTAAAAGTTGCTGGAGCAAAAGTTTTGGAAGTTAGTGAGCTTCAAAATAATCCTCAATATATAGCTAGAGATAGTTTTACTACTTGGAAAAACTCAGCTGGTAAAGATTATACTGGTCCAAATATTATGCCTAAGTTTAAAAACAACCCTGGCAAAATTTGGCGCGCTATGCCTGATTATGGAGAAGATACTGCTGATATAATGTCTCATCTTGGCTACAGTGAAGTTGAAATAACAAAACTAAATGATGAGAAGATAATTAAAGTGAGAAAATAA